The Portunus trituberculatus isolate SZX2019 chromosome 7, ASM1759143v1, whole genome shotgun sequence genome contains the following window.
tcaaattttcccttttctttttcttataggAGTGAAAAGATCAttaaattttccccttttctttttcttatattttgacGTTTTCTTAAGAGTGATTTCCTTGATTgaatatgtttgtttttttccccctctcattttttttttttttttttttttttttttctcgtctttttcttacttttcctcgtctttttcttacttttctcgtctttttcctacttttcctcgtctttttcttacttttctcgcctttttactttttttctcgcctttttacttttttcctcgccttttttctttttcctcgcctttttcttacttttcctcgtctttttcttacttttcctcgtctttttcttacttttcctcgtcttttcttacttttttcctcgccatttttttcctctttttcttacttttcctcgcCTTTATGACTATTTTtcctcaccattttttttttccataattacGTTAAAAAATCACTCTTCAAATTGTCCATTCACTAACTAGTTTCCTCTTttccgttcacacacacacacacacacacacacacacacacacacacacacacacacacacacacacagtagtaatagtaatagtcacCATTAttataaccactacactatcaTTGGTGGTGAAGGCGGTGTGGTGTGGCTACGtaggtgaggtggtggagggggggTGGTGGGGTGGAGGTGCGGCGGCGGGGAGATGGGGGTTTACAGttcgtgagtgcgtgcgtgagtgtgtgcgtgagtgagtgagtgtgtgagtgtgttcttTCCCCCAATGGTGTAATAAGGTCAAAATTTGCGTGTATTTTTGACCTCCTCTCGACTCTAAGGATGGCTAAGCAGAATATtacttgttcttattgttcaaCTACACAATTTAATTCTCTATCTGCGTCTCAAAGTGCAATAAAGGACAGGCTTAACCTTTAGACACGTGTTTTTATCAGTTCCAAACCCCTTCCCCGTTTTCTATCACGTTTTCTATCagttcctcgttttctgtgaGTTTTTGTATcatattctcgttttctgtgagtTCTTATATcatattctcgttttctgtgagtTCTTATATCagttcctcgttttctgtgaGTTCTTATATcatattctcgttttctgtgagtTCTTATATCagttcctcgttttctgtgaGTTTTCTATCagttcctcgttttctgtgaGTTTTTGTATcatattctcgttttctgtgagtTTTTGTATcatattctcgttttctgtgagtTCTTATATcatattctcgttttctgtgagtATTTTGTATcatattctcgttttctgtgagtTCTTATATCagttcctcgttttctatcACGTTTTCTATCagttcctcgttttctatgactttttctatcaattcctcgttttctatgactttttctttcagttcttcgttttctatgactttttctttcagttcctcgttttctatcagtttttctttcagttcctcgttttctatcagtttttctttcagtttctcgttttctatgactttttctatcaattcctcgttttctatcactttttctttcagtttctcgttttctatcagtttttctttcatttcctcgttttctatcacttttctatcaattcctcgttttctgtgattttcctcttgttttctatttactttcgtTCAAGttccatgttttgttttttttcgtctcgtttcatttcttttttattttccttctatttcgttttattttctcacGTTTGTATAGTTTCCAagtatctaattttttttttttccctctccattttctatACCACTTAAAATTTCCCTAATGCGTTTTACTATTTAAGATTTCCATTtccacctattttttttccccatcaacTGTTTCAATGGTTCACGCGACGCTGCTTCGAGTCTTAATTAAATCCGAGCTAGAGTCATCCTTGCTTCACTGTATGCTGTTCAGTCGccgccctgcctccctgctGAGTGTCCCTGCTTCACCACCGCCCCTGCTGGTGTTCTTGTTCCTGCTGGTGATCCTGCTGGTAATCTTGGTGTTCCTGCAGTCTGCccacggaggaagaggaaaggatgggtAAGGAAAGTGCTCAAGTCATTTGGTAACTGGGTTGGTGATTAACTGGCGTGGTGATTAACTGGCTGTGGGCGTGTGTAGCTTGCTATGCTGTGGTTACTTGAGACagtcgaggaagaggaagaggagaatgtagGGAAGTGAAgactagaggaagaggaagtagcgggtgaagaaagtgaagatggaagaggaggaggaaagaaagaaagagattggaagaggaagagaagaggagggagggagagaaagtggggaaggagaggaagtagggaagtaaagaggaaggaaggaaggaagtgagaaaggaaaggaagaggagaaacttgTGCATATTGACGTAGTAtggtgaagagggaagaaggaagaaggaagaggagggaaaaataggaggaggaagaggaggaaaagaggaggaggaataggagggaaaaagggagagggagaaggagaggggacggAACTTACCCATCACGCATCTCACCCATGACTTTCactggtgagaggagaggagaggagaggagaggagaggagaggagaggagaggagaggagaggagaggagaggagaggagagggagggaggggaaggaaggaagggaagggaagggaagggaagggaagaaagctaTCCATCACAGCAATACGAATAGAAGTCATAGCAGTACTTTTAATGAataacgtggtggtggtggtggtggtggtgatggtggtgacagccGTGCCTgggggtggggggtgtggaGTGTGTAGGTAGTACTTGGTGAATTATTCTGTAAGTAGGTTCATGACTCCTCTCTTTAGCGCAGAAAACGACTGTGTGGGTGTTAATATATTCAATTTATTTAAGTCGTGCCTGTCGATCtcgattttcaagtgttttgtttatcattagGAATCTTAAGAagtgatgcttttttttttttttacggcttTTTCATCACGACAGTTGTTCAAGTCCCTTTATAGACAACTTGCTGGGTGTTCGAGAccgtttctccttatgatcaattAAAGATCTTGTTAttccatcaccaaaaccataaaaatacccttaaaatacACGAGtttcttcaattagagcctttggaaataggcGTCGTGAGAGCAAAACATTTATGAATAGGCCTATATAGTGTcatttacagtgtgtgtgtaggcttgGTTGACAGCATGAATAGGCCTATTTAGTGTcatttacagtgtgtgtgtaggcttgGTTGACAGCACCGTAGGTTTCCAGGTGTGGGTTTGGcgtggtggcgtggcgtggcggggcCCTCACGACGCACTCTTGTGTGGAGCGAAGGCTGACATGTGGCGGGGACTAGTCAAGAGATGGTCCTCACACGCAGGTAAGACACTTTCATACTCCTAGTGTTCCGGATTGTTGTTCCCCGAGGCGCTGGAGCGGACACATGCAGTAAGGTTTTGTGTGggtgtcatggtggtggtggtggtggtgttggttccTGGCTAGACTGGCAGACTGACAGGCTAACCACACACCGCTAACATGTGCTTTGAAGATTATTTCACATTTTGATCTCCTCTCGTTCGTGATTTGTTTAGGCCTATCTTAATTTCCGTGTTCCTCAGTTTAGGCCTAATTTTCGTGTTCCTCAGTTTAGACCTATCTTAATTTCCGTGTTCCTCAGTTTAGGCCTATCTTAATTTCCGTGTTCCTCAGTTTAGGTCTAATTTCCGTGTTCCTCAGTTTAGGCCTAATTTCCGTGTTCCTCAGTTTAGGCCTATCATAATTTCCGTGTTCCTCAGTTTAGGCCTAATTTCCGTGTTCCTCAGTTTAGGCCTAATTTCCGTGTTCCTCAGTTTAGGCCTAATTTCCGTGTTCCTCAGTTTAAGCCTAATTTCTGTGTTCCTCAGTTTAGACCTATCTTAATTTCCGTGTTCCCCAGTTCAGGTGTATCTTAATTTCAGTGTTCGTCAGTATGTAGGCCTATCAAATACTCATGTAGGCCTGTTAGATACTCGTGAAGGTGTGAGTAGactgtcactccttcctttcatgaCCGTGTATCCTTTAAATCAGCCCGTGTTCCTGTTCACTTGATTACACGTGAAGCGTAACTACACGTGTCACTGTGGCATGTCACGTCACGCCCATCACCTGTGCTGTCCCCAGGAGCGGCTGCACCACGGGAGGATGTGGATGGAGTACCTGGTCTGTGGGTATCATTAACGTgaaggtaggtgtgtgtgtgtgtgtgtgtgtgtgtgtgtgttgttgtgtgtgtttggagaggtACAGTATTTACCATTGAGACAGGGCATTGCATCAGTCTTGGGAACTTAGGAGGTGTTTTTGATATTGAGGTGTAGAAGCAAAATCTGTGTCATCTCAATAGTTTGTAAGAGACTTTAATTTGTGGTAAGTGTACTAATTAAACGACAGGGAAACTCAAGCTCACATTTAAATTTATTTCGATAGATGAACGCTAAACATGACTTCAGTACATACAGCACTGCACATTGATTGATGGATTGATTGATGGAAAGACAAAatcatggtacagtggaatgtTTATCAAATTATGTTACAGGTACATGTTGACGAGGGTGATGGCACAGCTGCAGTGGCACCCTCCCCAGAGACACCACCTTGGCACCCtccacagagacacacaccagGTCAGTGTTCAGGTGAGTGGATGTGTTACTGTGGCTCAAATTCTGAAATGGCAGAAGAACCATGTGAGTTTGTGACCTTCAGAAatcaatattttttgcaaacttTAGTTCTGAATATGAAAAACTGACATTTTCACTCTTGTTCTCTCCTGCAGATCTTCcgtcccccccccccctccgCTGCACTGATGGCATCCtgtactcctgctgctgctactaccaagACTGCTGactactcctgctgctactaccaagGCTGCTGACTACTCCTGCTGCCACCAAGACTGctgactactactgctgcatctCTGGGGACTAATGTATTAATAAATGTGTGCCTAGCGTGTCAGACTCTGTGGACTTGCAGTGTTGCGAGTAACGAGCTTCCCAGTGTGCTAAGTCAAGGACTCCCCAACACAGTGAcattattagttttgatttttcttttttttttataattttttgttgTGAAATCTGCCGTAGTTGATCTCCGGAGAGTCTTTGAGGTATCGTTTGAGCCTTGTCTGTACCCTTGCGGAATgtgactgaaataaataaatggtgaaATAAATAATTTCAAGTCTCACTCTGCCGTACATAACCTGATCAAGCCTGGTGAGAGACATATGTATCAACAACAATGTTATAAACATAATCGCTctgactttttatattttttcgctGACACACATATTTTTTGCGATATTTTTTGCGGCCCTTGGCCGCCCACACACATCATGTTCCCCCACCCCGAGAGGAGCACCACGTCCACCGTTTGTCACGTCCACCGTTTGTCACACCCACTCACCCCGAGAGGAGCCACGTTGTTCACACCCACTACACGTCTCTGTGAGGACGGGGTGGGTGGTTGTGCCCATATCCGActgctccctcccttctctcctcccctgtgTGTTATGGTTACTTAAACGACCTTTTAACGACCTTTTACCTAATACTCCTCCCCTAACCTCCTACTCCTCACCTTTTCTACTGGCATCCCTAACctactcctcctcaccttttctACTGGCATTTTTTTTGCAAGTCTTAATATCAgggtaaaaatataaattttgTCTTGTATCAgggtaaaaatataaatgtctTAATATCAGGGTATATAGTCACTCTATAAGACTGCCACTTGCCACAAGAGACACTAACCTTGGGAGCCACAAGAGACACTAACCTTGGGAGCTCAAAGACTGCACAGggcgtgtgtggtggtgtggtggtgaagggcgtGTGCACAGGAACAACTTGCAAGATATTCCAATGTTCAATGATTTCGCACGACACCGTCATGCCCTGTACCGGCATGCCCTGCTGGCGAGACGGGTGAGAAGGTCATGCAGGCACTCAGGTGTAGGTGTAGGCAGCGGTAGAGCTCCGGCAGGTACACACCCCACACAGACACGATTCGCTGGCTGCATCTCTCCTGGTTTACTTGCTGCTGTGCTCCAGTGCTGCGTGTGTAGCGCCGCCTGCCTCGCCCTCCTGGCCGCGGCGTGCAGGCTGTGGCAGGCCGATGTGGGTGCTGCAGGGCAGACAGGcctgaaggaatgaataaaactgTTAAAAGATATTAATCAATTAGTATTTttcaatttataaaaaaaagcgAAGTTAATGACCGTAAAACCAGCAATAATTATATTCTCTActtacctaaacacacacacacacacacacacacacacacacacactccctcaagCGGCCACGCCACAGcacaccaaaacatctcaaGTACGTCACAGCTACTGCTAACCCTTCACCaacccctgcacacacacacacacacacacacacacacacacacacacacacacacacacactgatgccgCCCCcgcccctcaaaaaaaaaaaaaaaaaaaacgggtggAGATtttatctaacacacacacacacacacacacacacacacacacacacacatacacacacacactcacaccaccaccaccaccaccgtctacAATGAAAACCCAggcaacacacgcacgcacacaccggGCGGGCAGGAGgtctgggtgtgggtgtgggtccAGCCGGTGGGCGCCCCccgctgatgacgtcacacatATACGTTACGCAAACCATTTTGAAAGTGTCGATTctcaaaaaggcagctggacacgaatgctaCATAAATTCTGGCTTGTCATGAATCAAAACTAACCCCTAAAATATAAAAGTATTGCCGGGCTGAGGAATAATAGAAACTCAACAAAAATATCGTAAATAAAAGTGTTATAATATCGACAAGGTGAAACACTACTTCAAAGCACACCAGTCTCTTTCAACACCATCGACAACACTTGTGAAAAATATGAACTGCTCCCACAACACATCAACACTTGGCAACACgcggaaataaaaacaaaaatattttatAGAGTGTCACTTTTACACACTTTAACGGCACTGCAAATCACTCTTCAAGTCCACACATTTAGCTGATCAGCAATGAAACACACTTTACCCTTCATAAACTATTTTTTGATAACGCAAACATTTAATTCaatcttgaaataaaaaatcgaAGATACCGAGTGGGAAAATTTGTAAAGGAAACTGGGCTTCAATCCAAGTCCTAACCAGCCACTAGATCACCGTAtttcaagcaaaacaaacacggaACATTCTCGAAACACTCCTAAATGTGTGTAGAAAGCCTTAACACTCATTTGTGATGCGAAATAAGTGAGCTGAGAAAAATAGAACTAATGCTTGACGTAACCTGAGTGAAGTCAACCAAATAGTCGGTAACGCATCGGTAGTAACAACACCGCAGCGACGTAGGAGGCTGACGCAAGgccttcctgacacacacagCTGGCAGTGCAGATGTATCTCAACACCTGACGTGAAAGACTAGGAATGTACCTCCATTTTGTGACCAGTCTGGCGTGTAATGACCAACAAGTAACAAATGCAGCACAATACAGCTGACACATGCCCTCCGCCGCCGCCCACCCCTCGCTTCACTTACCTTTCTAGCTGCCTTTAAGTATCTAGAGACGTTAATTCGCTGATGTATCATCCTGGAGGTTATAGCGGTCAAGTTAGAGGCGATGAGGACGAGTTAGGACCGTTTGAGAGTGAAGACTGTCTCTGGTCACCACACACCCTCACCAATTCTCGCCTGGGACTGTTTTCCATGGCAGCAGACACCACTGGTCAGGTTTCTAAggccatttattcttttttccagtgTAGAAGTTTTGTTAATCCGTCGCTAcaatcacaaaaacactcttcaaacacCGTGTCACCATGAAGGCTGTGTGGCGAGTGTTTCCTGCCAACCACACACCGCCTCAACACCAAGCAATGTTGTTAAtctcactacaaccacaaaaacactcttaagaagcCGTGTCACTTCAATGAGAGGGTTTTAagtgtggaaatcttgttaatttatcaccaaaacagtaaaaacactcttaatatctcgcgtcacttcaactagaggcttaAACAAGTTGTGGAGGTGCTGTGGTGACCGATCCACCCACCACCTGCTCTTGTCCACCTCCACTCTCCACGAAAATGATGAAACTATACCGTCCGCGGCCCGCCCACCTTTTTAGGCCTAAGGTTTGTGGGCGCGGCTTCCACTACGATTTATGAACTGGTAGTATTTTCATCAATAGTGCATTATTTTAACTACCAAGCCATGTCTATGTATAAAAAAATACgtattatcatattattcatTAGTTGTGATGGTTCAGTAAGCTGTCTAGGAATTAAatggtgtttgttgtggttcTTTTGTTTAAATAGGGGAGTGGCAAGACAGGCGTT
Protein-coding sequences here:
- the LOC123498707 gene encoding uncharacterized protein LOC123498707 isoform X2; this encodes MVLTRRSGCTTGGCGWSTWSVGIINVKVHVDEGDGTAAVAPSPETPPWHPPQRHTPGQCSDLPSPPPLRCTDGILYSCCCYYQDC
- the LOC123498695 gene encoding uncharacterized protein LOC123498695 produces the protein MCVGVFRASQGCHRGHSHGTGLSALQHPHRPATACTPRPGGRGRRRYTRSTGAQQQVNQERCSQRIVSVWGVYLPELYRCLHLHLSACMTFSPVSPAGHAGTGHDGVVRNH
- the LOC123498707 gene encoding uncharacterized protein LOC123498707 isoform X1, with protein sequence MVLTRSVTTRVTVACHVTPITCAVPRSGCTTGGCGWSTWSVGIINVKVHVDEGDGTAAVAPSPETPPWHPPQRHTPGQCSDLPSPPPLRCTDGILYSCCCYYQDC
- the LOC123498707 gene encoding uncharacterized protein LOC123498707 isoform X3; the protein is MVLTRRYMLTRVMAQLQWHPPQRHHLGTLHRDTHQVSVQIFRPPPPSAALMASCTPAAATTKTADYSCCYYQGC